ACCGAGCGCCGCGCGTCCGGCGAGCGGGTGCTGCGGTCCTGCGACGAAGTTGATCGGCTCCGTGTAGAGCGTCACCGTTTGCAGTTGCGGATCGTCGTACTGCTGACCCGAGCGTCCAACAACAATGTCAAGCTCGCCGCGCGCGAGTTGCGGCATCAACTGGTTCATCGTGCTTTCGACAAGCCGCACCTGGGCGTGCGGCATGCGCTCGAGCAGCCGGGATACGGCGAGGGGCACGGTATCGGCCGCCGATACGCCCGACGTTCCAATGCTCACCAGACCGCTGCCACCTTCACGCATGGCCTGCATGTCGTCGCGCGCGACGTCGAGATGAGCCTCGATGCGGCGCGCGTGTTCGATCAATGCCTCGCCATACGACGTGGGCCGCAAGCCGCGCGCGTGCCGGTCAAATAGCGGCAGGCCGACGTCCTCCTCCAGTTCCTTGAGCCATTTCGACAACGCCGGTTGCGTCGTATTGAGCGCCGCGGCCGATTGACTCAAATTGCCTGTGCTCGCGAGACTCAGCAGTACCTGCAAATGCCTCAGACGAAGGCGGTAAGTCCAGTCCATCGGCTAATCCTCCTGCCGGGAGATATACCCAAAATTATATGAATTAGATGTTTTCATCATTTTACTGGATATAGCTTCGTCGCATATAAATGATGCACAGGGCCCATGAGACCGACGCTTGAATAGCCGACGTGCCTGACCAAGGGGACACCGAAAGGAGACGCGAATGACACACGACAATCCGGGCGCATCGCGCGCGGCCTACTACGAGCAGATCGCGCGGTTGCGTATGGCACCGCTGTGGGAATCGCTGCACAACCTCGTGCCGAAGGCGCCGCAGCCCAAAGCCCAGCCGGCCATCTGGAAATATGCGCAGGTGCGCGATCTCGTGATGCAGGCCGGTTCCATTATCAGCGCCGAAGAAGCCGTGCGCCGCGTGCTGGTGCTCGAAAACCCCGGCTTGCCCGGCAAGTCCAGTATGACGCTGAACCTGTACGCCGGACTGCAGTTGATCTTGCCGGGCGAAATTGCGCCGAGTCACCGGCATACGCAGTCGGCGCTGCGTTTTATCGTCGAAGGCAAGGGTGCGTGGACGGCCGTGAACGGTGAGCGCGCCACCATGCATCCGGGCGATTTCATCATTACGCCGTCGTGGACGTGGCACGACCACGGCAACCCGTCGGTGGAAGACGGCGGCGAGCCCGTCGTGTGGCTCGACGGCCTCGATATTCCTCTAGTTGCGCAGATGGATGCCGGTTTTGCCGAGAACTTCCCCGAGGCGACGCAGCCGATTGCGCGCCCCGAGGGCGACAGCTTCGCGCGCTTCGGTCACAACATGGTGCCCGTGCGGCATCGCGTGTCCGATCCCACTTCGCCGATATTCAGCTACCCGTATGAGCGCAGCCGCGAAGCGCTCGACGCGCTGTATCGCAACGGCGAACTCGACGAGTGGGACGGCGTGAAGTTGCGCTATGTGAATCCGGCGACGGGCGGCTGGCCGATGCCGACCATCGCGACGTTCATGCAATACCTGCCCACAGGCTTCAAGGGCCGCTCTTATCGCAGCACCGATGCAACCGTCTATTGCGTCGTGGAAGGCAAAGGCACCGCGAAGATCGGTAATGACGAATTTACGTTCGAACCGCATGACGTGTTCGTCGCACCGTCGTGGGCGTCCGTGCAACTGTCGGCATCGGCGGAAAGCGTGCTGTTCAGTTATTCGGATCGTCCCGTGCTCGCCGCGCTGAATCTGTTGCGCGAAGAACGCGCCTGACCCATCTGTATTTTGACCACACGTGTTGTACGTGCGTGTGTGCTCTCCCTTATCTATTGAGTCGACATCAACATGACTTTTGTTTTCCCGCCCGAAGCACCTGTTGCCGTTCCCGTCGCCGGTAGTGACGCTCAATTCGCGGTGCGCCGCGTCTATTGCGTGGGCCGCAACTACGCGGCGCACGCACGCGAAATGGGCTTCGATCCCGATCGCGAGCCGCCATTCTTCTTCTGCAAACCGGCCGATGCCGTTGTGCCGGTCGCGTATGGCGAGACACTCGAACTGGCCTATCCGGCGCAGACGCAGAACTATCATTATGAAGCGGAGCTTGTCGCGGTAATTGGAAAGGGCGGTTCGGATATTGCGGTTGAACAGGCGCTGGATCATGTTTGGGGCTACGCGGTCGGTCTCGATATGACACGCCGCGACCTGCAGATGAAGATGCGCGAAATGGGCCGTCCGTGGGAAATCGGCAAGGCGTTCGACCGTTCCGCTCCTATCGGCCCGATTCATCCTGTCAGCACTGTCGGTCACTTTGAAAGCGGCGCGTTGTGGCTCAGCGTCAATGGCGAGACGAAACAGAAGAGCGATGTGTCAAATCTGATCTGGTCGGTGGCTGAAACCGTTTCGGACCTGTCGAAATTCTTCCGCCTCGAACCGGGCGACGTGATTTTCACCGGCACGCCCGAAGGGGTTGGCGCAGTGAAGACGGGCGACACGATGAAGGTCGGCGTCGAGCGCCTGGGTGAAGTGACGGTACGCGTGGTCTGATTGACGCAATCTGCAATGGACGGAGATCTACTCGTGCAACTCCATAGCTTCTTTAACAGCTCGACGTCCTACCGCGTGCGCATTGCGCTCGCGCTCAAAGGTCTGACGTACGACACGCTGCCCGTCAATATCCGCGTCGGCGAGCATCGCACAGCGGATTACGTGGCGAACGTGAATCCGTCCGCGTCGGTGCCCGCGCTGATCGATGGCGATTTCAAGCTCGGCCAGTCACTCGCGATCATCGACTATCTCGATCAGATACATCCCGAGCCGCGCCTGATCCCGCTTGAACGCGCACGGCGCGCGCGCGTGCTGGAGCTTTCGACGCTGATTGCCTGCGACATTCATCCTGTCAACAATCTGCGCGTGCTGCGCTATCTGGAGACGGAACTGAAGGTGACGCCGCAGCAAAAAACCGCGTGGTATCGGCACTGGATCGCTCAGGGGATGGCGGGCGTCGAACGCATGCTCGAACGCGGCAACAAGGGCCCGTGGTGCTTCGGCGCCCAGCCGACGCTCGCCGACGTGTCCCTCGTGCCGCAGATCGCCAACGCTTTGCGCATGGACTGTGATTTGAGCGCTTATCCGCGCAGCCTTGCGGTGTATGAGCATGCGTCGACGCACCGGGCATTCGCTGCTGCGGAGCCGCAGCGTCAGCCCGATTACGTTGTTTGATTGCAGGGAGACAATCATGAGTGAGACAAACAATGGCCGCCGCGTGCTGGTGATCGGCGGCGGTATCGGTGGACTCGCCGCTGCGCTAGCGCTGGCACGGCAGGGCATTCGGGTACAACTGCTCGAGCAGGCGCCGGAGATACAGGAGATCGGCGCGGGCATCCAGTTGGCCGCGAACGCGTTCAATGCGCTCGATGCCTTGGGTGTCGGCGAGGCGGCGCGCGGCCGGGCCGTGTTCACCGACTATCTGAGCCTGAGGGACGCGCTCGACGCGAGGGAAATCGTGCGCATCGACGTGGGGGCGCCGTATCGCGCGTTTCGGCAATCCGTATGCGGTGATTCATCGCGTTGACATTCATCTGTCGATTCTCGAAGCCGTCAAGGATCATCCGCTGATTCAGTTCCACACGAATACGCAGGTCTGCACGCTGGATCAGGATGCCAATGGCGTGACCGTGACTGACCAGCATGGCGAGCGCTACAGCGCGGACGCAGTGATTGGCTGCGACGGCGTGAAGTCGGC
Above is a genomic segment from Paraburkholderia aromaticivorans containing:
- a CDS encoding fumarylacetoacetate hydrolase family protein; its protein translation is MTFVFPPEAPVAVPVAGSDAQFAVRRVYCVGRNYAAHAREMGFDPDREPPFFFCKPADAVVPVAYGETLELAYPAQTQNYHYEAELVAVIGKGGSDIAVEQALDHVWGYAVGLDMTRRDLQMKMREMGRPWEIGKAFDRSAPIGPIHPVSTVGHFESGALWLSVNGETKQKSDVSNLIWSVAETVSDLSKFFRLEPGDVIFTGTPEGVGAVKTGDTMKVGVERLGEVTVRVV
- the gtdA gene encoding gentisate 1,2-dioxygenase — translated: MTHDNPGASRAAYYEQIARLRMAPLWESLHNLVPKAPQPKAQPAIWKYAQVRDLVMQAGSIISAEEAVRRVLVLENPGLPGKSSMTLNLYAGLQLILPGEIAPSHRHTQSALRFIVEGKGAWTAVNGERATMHPGDFIITPSWTWHDHGNPSVEDGGEPVVWLDGLDIPLVAQMDAGFAENFPEATQPIARPEGDSFARFGHNMVPVRHRVSDPTSPIFSYPYERSREALDALYRNGELDEWDGVKLRYVNPATGGWPMPTIATFMQYLPTGFKGRSYRSTDATVYCVVEGKGTAKIGNDEFTFEPHDVFVAPSWASVQLSASAESVLFSYSDRPVLAALNLLREERA
- a CDS encoding LysR family transcriptional regulator, with product MDWTYRLRLRHLQVLLSLASTGNLSQSAAALNTTQPALSKWLKELEEDVGLPLFDRHARGLRPTSYGEALIEHARRIEAHLDVARDDMQAMREGGSGLVSIGTSGVSAADTVPLAVSRLLERMPHAQVRLVESTMNQLMPQLARGELDIVVGRSGQQYDDPQLQTVTLYTEPINFVAGPQHPLAGRAALGWDDVLAYSWIVWPQGTPVRNALEAALAAEGRTLPGHCVESNSSILNLTLLNNTELVGVASHRAALRFEQLNALRILPIQLAGFGSVSLYWHAENVNRNAVAMALESLREFADPNMQEWHTA
- the maiA gene encoding maleylacetoacetate isomerase; the protein is MQLHSFFNSSTSYRVRIALALKGLTYDTLPVNIRVGEHRTADYVANVNPSASVPALIDGDFKLGQSLAIIDYLDQIHPEPRLIPLERARRARVLELSTLIACDIHPVNNLRVLRYLETELKVTPQQKTAWYRHWIAQGMAGVERMLERGNKGPWCFGAQPTLADVSLVPQIANALRMDCDLSAYPRSLAVYEHASTHRAFAAAEPQRQPDYVV